DNA from Salvelinus namaycush isolate Seneca chromosome 14, SaNama_1.0, whole genome shotgun sequence:
ATCTGGGGAACTCCAGGCAGGTTAAATCAAACACACTGATCTGGGGAACTCCAGGCAGGTTAAATCAAACACACTGATCTGGGGAACTCCAGGCAGGTTAAATCAAACACACCGATCTGGGGAACTCCAGGCAGGTTAAATCAAACACACTGATCTGGGGAACTCCAGGCAGGTTAAATCAAACACACCGATCTGGGGAACTCCAGGCAGGTTAAATCAAACACACCGATCTGGGGAACTCCAGGCAGGTTAAATCAAACACACCGATCTAGGGAACTCCAGGCAGGTTAAATCAAACACACCGATCTAGGGAACTCCAGGCAGGTTAAATCAAACACACCGATCTGGGGAACTCCAGGCAGGTTAAATCAAACACACCGAACTAGGGAACTCCAGGCAGGTTAAATCAAACACACCGATCTAGGGAACTCCAGGCAGGTTAAATCAAACACACCGATCTGGGGAACTCCAGGCAGGTTAAATCAAACACACCGATCTGGGGAACTCCAGGCAGGTTAAATCAAACACACCGATCTGGGGAACTCCAGGCAGGTTAAATCAAACACACCGATCTAGGGAACTCCAGGCAGGTTAAATCAAACACACCGATCTGGGGAACTCCAGGCAGGTTAAATCAAACACACTGATCTGGGGAACTCCAGGCAGGTTAAATCAAACACACCGATCTGGGGAACTCCAGGCAGGTTAAATCAAACACTCAAAGTATATGAAAGatttaaaataatatttttgaACCCAGTTCTGCACTTGATATGAAACACAAATTAATTCAATGTCCTTAATCTTTGGCTGGGTTCCGGTTAATTTGTCTGACATTCTGGTTCCCTGTGGGGTACCTCACGATGGGTAGTGTCCTGACAGGCTGGCCACACAGCAGTGAGTCTACAGAGGGCTGTGTTAATTAGGCCATCGGAAACACGGGATGCTACATAACATCAGCCACTGAGCCTGTCCAGTCTGATCTGATAGAACTGACCCCCTGGAGCTTATTCAACAACGCCTGCCAAATACCGCTCCATCAAAACAGAACACCTTTTATTCATGCTTGACATGCTTCAGTTTTTGGATTCTGTGTATTTTATTGCCTCGggggtggcaagtagcctagAGGACtcttttccctatgtagtgcagagGAGGCTAGTGGGAGGAGCAGGCTCAATGTAAATGCTGGAATGAAATCAATGTTTCCATTTGTTTgatgtgtttggtaccattccattgattccattccagccattacaatgagcctgtcttcctatagctcctctcaccagcctcctctgatatagtgcactatttaagGAATAGAGTGCATTTTGGGAAAAAGCCATAGTTTAAGACGCGGGTGATAATAACATGGGAACTGGACTGGTAACAAGAGGGCTGCTGGTCTCTGGTCCCAGGTTGTGCCGTAGAACAAGGCACCCTCCAGGAGCATCACGGCTGACGCTGCTcctctcaatgtgtgtgtgtgtctgggggtcTTGGGAAAAAGGCAAAGGACTCATTTCTATTCTAGGTTTGTTCTGTCGTCACACTGTGTTGTGTCCTTGTTGTCGTACCTGGCAGACAGTGATGattaaggctgtgtgtgtgtgtgtgtgtgtgtgtgtgtgtgtgtgtgtgtgtgtgtgtgtgtgtgtgtgtgtgtgtgtgtgtgtgtgtgtgtgtgtgtgtgtgtgtgtgtgtgtgtgtgtgtgtgtgtgtgtgtgtgcgtgtgtgtgtgcgtgcgtgtttttTTTTCAGTAGTAGACAGTACCTGGCAGACGGTGATGATTAGTGCTGGCAGTAAGAACACTGCTAGGGTCATCCAGGTGATGTAGGCCTTGAGCCCCCACTGCTCAGCGAAGTAACCCCAGCACTCAAACTCTCCTGGAGACACCTCTGACCGCGAGAAAATGAAGAACTGAGGGAGGAAGGACGGGACAGattgaggagagagggaagagggcgagggtgggaggatggagggagggaggagggagtcaAAACCAAACACATTTCTAACTAACAGAACAGGAGGCCATACTGTCTAGGAAACTTCCACTGGACTCATGATACTCATTGAATTTGACTGCAGGCTCTGGGGTCTGGGCAGAAGTGTCCCTTTGAGACTTTTACTTAACCTTTAGTCATGCTGAGACCAATGCCTCTTTCACAGATCAGCCCTGTATACCCATCTATCCACATAAAACACCTCaatatacactacacacaacaatatacagtacacatcAATATTCACATAAATACacaaaaagcaaaacacaatGAGCCAGCATGTCATCTATCTGGTGCATACCTGAGGTAGCCTATACCGAGGTACAACCTGAGGTAGCCTATACTGAGGTACTACCTGAGGTAGCCTATACCGAGGTACTACCTGAGGTAGCCTATACCGAGGTACTACCTGAGGTAGCCTATACCGAGGTACTACTCCCGTGAGTTTCTACTCTCTTTCAGAGAAAAAGCTCACACTCTCCAAAACAGCAATGCCTTGCCTGATGGTTGTTTCACAAAGTCAACAAGGGAAACTAAGAAGAAACGAGGCTCAAGAGGTGCTGTCAGAAACAGACAGACTACAGGGGTGGGAAAGCCATCACCCGCTCCCAGTGATCACCCTGTGAAATGTGCGGTCACTAAATAATAAtaactccagagaatgcatttccactgcttcagagtccaatggcggcaagcagttcttgtgctgacaagaactcggtagtgagtgttgcaactgaggacagatcatttttacacgctacgagcttcagcactcgggggtcccgttttgtgagcttgtgtggcctaccacttcgtgtctgagccgttgttgctcccagATGTTTCtaattcacaataacagcacttacagttgaccggagcagctctagcaaagcagaaatttgacaaattgacttgttggaaagcatcctatgacagtgccacgttgaaactcactgagctcttcagtaaggtcattctactggctatgtttgtctatggagattgcatggcggtgtgcttgattttatacacctgtcagcaacacgTGTGGCAGAAATAGCCAAATCTAtttatttgaaggggtgtccacatacttttgtatatatagtgtatgtgccTGGACCTAACAATAAGGAAGCTGCTGACAGGATTACAGACTGTTTCAATGCTTCAATTTCACGATCGGCTGACCAGACAGCATTTGTGCTTGGGGATGTTAATACGTTCTCACCTCCCCACTCTGCAACAGTACGTCACTTCTCCGACTCGCTCAACGCGCATTGTGGAACAGTGTTGTGGCAACGTAGATGACACATACAAGGCAGTGTGCAGAGCATCCATCAGGAAATCAGACCATAACGTTATCCATCTCCTATCGAGATACAGCCAGCCGGTGAAACGCAGAACATCTGTAGAGAAATCCATTCAGGCATGGAaagaggagagcagggaggagCTCAAGGACTGCTTTGATGTCACAGACTGTGGGGGGTTCTTTGACTGTTGTAGGGATCCCCATGAGTTGACAGACAGTATCACATCTTACATCCAGTTCTGTGAGGAGGCTGTCattaacacaaaaactgtccgaGTATTTCCCCAAAACAAGCCCAGGGTGTCTAAGAAATTGAAAATGTGCCTAAATGAAATTAAGTTTTCTTTCCTGAAAGTAGATACGGATGCTGTAAAGGAGAAAGAAACGGAATTCAGGTCAAACATGTGGAAAGCTAAAAGTGGAGCAGAGGTTCTGTACAGGCAATCCAAGACAAGCATGGGAAGGAATGCAatgatgggaggagagaggaggagaacagagaaCAATCACATTGCAGACTGTACATCCTTTGTAAATGACCTTAAGGAAGATTTGACACCGTTGATTTTTAAAGACGAATGTCAACCAAATATGTGACAGCATCCCCGATTCCTCTCCTGTTCAGATACCAGAGAACAAGGTGGCCTCATGCCTGTCACATATTAAGCCACACAAAGCATCGGGCCCAGACGTACTACAGGGCAAGTAATGAAGGTCTGCACCAACAAACTACAAGGGAGTCTTCACACAACTGTTTCAACTCCTGCTGAGCACCTGCACAGTGCCAAACTCCTGGAAGGTGCCAACCATTGTACCGGTGCCTTAGAAGCCAAGGGCCAAATCAACAAATGGCTTTCGACCTGTGGCCTTCATGCCCCTTTGGGCCAAATGCATGGTGAAGGGTTGTCAGTAAGCACCTTACCCTGTCCATAGCAGATCAACTGGACCCATTACAGTTTGCCTATAAGGCACAGAGGGGGACTGAGGATGCTACCCTGACCTTGGTGAACATGGTGGCTAGTCACCTTCAACATGCTAAATCGTATGcacacattttatttattgatTTTAGTTCAGCTTTCAATAcaatgcatatacacacactgctgAAACGACTGCTGGACCTGAATGTCAACGGAGGCCTCACATGTTGGATCAAGGACTATATAACTGACTGACCACAGAGGTTCCTCAGGAATGGGGCCCTCTCTGATTAACTGACCCTGACCGCAGAGGTTCCTCAGGAATGGGGCCCTCTCTGATTAACTGACCCTGACCACAGAGGTTCCTCAGGAATGGGGCCCTCTCTGATTAACTGACCCTGACCACAGGGGTTCCTCAGGAATGGGGCCCTCTCTGATTAACTGACCCTGACCACAGAGGTTCCTCAGGAATGGGGCCCTCTCTGATTAACTGTCCCTGACCACAGAGGTTCCTCAGGAATGGGGCCCTCTCTGATTAACTGACCCTGACCACAGAGGTTCCTCAGGAATGGGGCCCTCTCTGTGTCCTTTCACCGTTGTTGTTCTCTATCTACTTTAACGAGATGAAAATCCAAGGAAACAATTTTTTAAAGATGCTACGTCAGATCGGGACAGCTATTTTAATCAGGCCAACGACCTTCAAGAATGGTGCCGGTCAAGTGCCCGCTACATCAATGTGGACAAGACAACAGAGCTGATCATCAATGGCAACAACCTGCCAATGTCCCAACCACTCTCTCTGAACGACCAACCAGTGGAGATGTTTGAGTGTTTCAAAGACCTAGGGACACAAATTgatgacccgttcctgtaggttcatgctctacaacatccgcagagtacgaccctgcctcacacaggaagcggcgcaggtcctaatccaggcacttgtcatctcccgtctggattactgcaactcgctgttggctgggctccctgcctgtgccattaaacccctacaactcatccagaacgccgcagcccgtctggtgttcaaccttcccaagttctctcacgtcaccccgctcctccgctctctccactggcttccagttgaagctcgcatccgctacaagaccatggtgcttgcctacggagctgtgaggggaacggcacctcagtaccttcaggctctgatcaggccctacacccaaacaagggcactgcgttcatccacctctggcctgctcgcctccctaccactgaggaagtacagttcccgctcagcccagtcaaaactgttcgctgctctggcaccccaatggtggaacaaactccctcacgacgccaggacagcggagtcaatcaccaccttccggagacacctgaaaccccacctctttaaggaatacctaggataggataaagcaatccttctgaccccccccccccccccccccttaaaagatttagatgcactattgtaaagtggctgttccactggatgtcataaggtgaatgcaccaatttgtaagtcgctctggataagagcgtctgctaaatgacttaaatgtaaatgttaaatgtaaatgaCAAGCTGAGCTTTAAAGAGAATGCAGACATTTGCCAGTGCCTGTTTTTAATCCAGAAATCGGAGGGGTTCGGGGTCAGCCAGGATGTTCTTGAGAGGGTGTACAGCAGCTTGGTGGAGAGCATCCTCATGTTCAATATGACAGTATGGTCATCTGAGCGTGAGGAACAAAAGCAAACTGACTGGAATAGTAAACACAGCCAGCAAAGTAATTGGTCGATCACAGGCACAGTGGAGCAGTCTGTTCCACAAGGCAACCAAAAAGAAGGCACTGGCTGTCGTGGGCGACCCCTCCCACCCTCTACTACACCCTCAAGTCATAAGGTTTCCCTCTGGCAGACGCTTCAGGCCAAGTGCTGTTGCTTGTGCTGTAGGACTACCAAATGCAGCGTAAATTGCACCGGTATATGTACTTATCTATCCAGTGCAGTTGGAGCAGTGGTGAAGGCAGTTGTGAGCGAatgtatcaatgtcctctatgtttTTAGTTTACGCagtatgatggactgactggtttaaatgtgtgTGATGTGAGAATGCATGTGTATGTGATTATTTTAATGTCAGGTGATGCCAATGATACATTTCCATCCTGGATGGAAAATCAActtttattctattctatttatTCTATCTTGTTCTGAGGGCAGCTCTACCTCCATCTTGTTCTGAGAGCAGCTCTACCTCCATCTTGTTCTGAGAGCAGCTCTACCTCCATCTTGTTCTGAGAGCAGCTCTACCTCCATCTTGTTCTGAGAGCAGCTCTACCTCCATCTTGTTCTGAGAGCAGCTCTACCTCCATCTTGTTCTGAGGGCAGCTCTACCTCCATCTTGTTCTGAGGGCAGCTCTGCCTCCATCTTGTTCTGAGAGCAGCTCTACCTCCATCTTGTTCTGAGAGCAGCTCTACCTCCATCTTGTTCTGAGAGCAGCTCTACTGCCATCTTGTTCTGAGTGCAACTCTACTGCCATTTTGTTCTGAGAGCAGCTCTACCTCCATCTTGTTCTGAGAGCAGCTCTACTGCCATTTTGTTCTGAGAGCAGCTCTACCTCCATCTTGTTCTGAGAGCAGCTCTACCTCCATCTTGTTCTGAGTGCAACTCTACCTCCATCTTGTTCTAAGAGCAGCTCTACCTCCATCTTGTTCTGAGAGCAGCTCTACTGCCATTTTGTTCTGAGAGCAGCTCTACCTCCATCTTGTTCTGAGAGCAGCTCTACCTCCATCTTGTTCTGAGAGCAGCTCTACTCCATCTTGTTCTGAGAGCAGCTCTACCTCCATCTTGTTCTGAGTGCAACTCTACCTCCATCTTGTTCTAAGAGCAACTCTACCTCCATCTTGTTCTGAGAGCAGCTCTACCTCCATTTTGTTCTGAGAGCAGCTCTACCTCCATCTTGTTCTGAGAGCAGCTCTACTGCCATTTTGTTCTGAGAGCAGCTCTACCTCCATCTTGTTCTGAGAGCAGCTCTACTGCCATTTTGTTCTGAGAGCAGCTCTACCTCCATCTTGTTCTGAGAGCAGCTCTACCTCCATCTTGTTCTGAGTGCAACTCTACCTCCATCTTGTTCTGAGAGCAGCTCTACCTACATCTTGTTCTGAGTGCAACTCTACCTCCATCTTGTTCTGAGAGCAGCTCTACCTCCATCTTGTTCTGAGAGCAGCTCTACTGCCATTTTGTTCTGAGAGCAGCTCTACCTCCATCTTGTTCTGAGAGCAGCTCTACCTCCATCTTGTTCTGAGAGCAGCTCTACTGCCATTTTGTTCTGAGAGCAGCTCTACCTCCATCTTGTTCTGAGAACAGCCTTACCTACATCTTGTTCTGAGAGCAGCTCTACTCCATCTTGTTCTGAGAGCAGCTCTACTTCCATTTTGTTCTGAGAGCAGCTCTACCTCCATCTTGTTCTGAGAGCAGCCTTACCTACATCTTGTTCTGAGAGCAGCTCTACTCCATCTTGTTCTGAGAGCAGCTCTACTGCCATTTTGTTCTGAGAGCAGCTCTACCTCCATCTTGTTCTGAGAGCAGCTCTACCTCCATCTTGTTCTGAGAGCAGCTCTACTCCATTTTGTTCTGAGAGCAGCTCTACCTCCATCTTGTTCTGAGAGCAGCTCTACCTCCATCTTGTTCTGAGTGCAACTCTACCTCCATCTTGTTCTGAGAGCAGCTCTACCTACATCTTGTTCTGAGTGCAACTCTACCTCCATCTTGTTCTGAGAGCAGCTCTACCTCCATCTTGTTCTGAGAGCAGCCTTACCTACATCTTGTTCTGAGAGCAGCTCTACTCCATCTTGTTCTGAGAGCAGCTCTACCTCCATCTTGTTCTGAGAGCAGCTCTACCTCCATCTTGTTCTGAGAGCAGCTCTACCTCCATCTTGTTCTGAGAGCAGCTCTACCTCCATCTTGTTCTGAGAGCAGCTCTACCTCCATCTTGTTCTGAGAGCAGCTCTACTCCATCTTGTTCTGAGAGCAGCTCTACCTCCATCTTGTTCTGAGAGCAGCCTTACCTCCATCTTGTTCTGAGGGCAGCTCTACCTCGAGGTTTGTTGGGTGAAGTCAACGGTAAGTGGTCAAGCTTAAGTCAACGGTAAGTGGGCAAAGGCTGTCatgttagggctagggttagggttgagctgggatgtggacatgaagctagggttagggttagggttgagctgggatgtggacatgaagctagggttagggttagggctagggttagggttgagctgggatgtggacatgaagctagggttagggttagggctagggttagggttgagctgggatgtggacatgaagctagggttagggttagggctagggttagggttgagctgggatgtggacatgaagctagggttagggttagggttgagctgggatgtggacatgaagctagggttagggttagggctagggttagggttgagctgggatgtggacatgaagctagggttagggttagggctagggttagggttgagctgggatggggacatgaagctagggttagggttagggctagggttagggttgagttgggatgtggacatgaagctagggttagggttagggctagggttagggttgagctgggatgtggacatgaagctagggttagggctagggttagggttgagctgggatgtggacatgaagctagggttagggttagggctagggttagggttgagctgggatggggacatgaagttagggtcagggttagggtcggGGTTAGGGTCGGGGTTAGGgtcggggttagggttagggtcagggttagggtcggggttagggttagggtcgggttagggtcagggttagggtcagggttagggtcagggggcAGTGATAGCGTTCCTACCTGTGGTATGGAGAGCAGTAGGGCCAGGCCCCAGGCCGTCATGATAGGGGTGTTCCAGCGCGACACGGACCCACCACGGTAGGCTTGCAGTGGGCAGCAGATGGCATAGTGCCGATCTACCGTCATGGCAACGATCATATAGGAGGACGCGAACATCCCTACGATCTGCAGGTATTTTACTGAGCGACACAGAAAATCCGGCCCCTGGAACCTTCCTGTGATGTCCCACACCAGCTGGGGAAGTACCTAAGGGACGGATAGGAAACAGGAGGATATTAAACTTTGCTATGTTAGATACTAGCATACTACTTAGAATCCATGAATCAATACATGATGCTAGTGTGGACATAGAAATAGAGTAGACTAGCTCCTAAAGCAATGGAATACAAATAATATTTATTTGAATGCTCAGGCCATTTCCATTGTGTTTTGAGAACTGCGCCCAGTCCACCACACAATGGTGGGCGAATGTGTGCTTATTTGACAGGTCCACACTCAATACATAAGGGCAGCCAGTATGTCAGTGCGTTAGAGGGTTGGGGAATAGTTGACTCATTCATATTGTTGTAATCAAAGCCATTAGTAAACATACTAGAGTGGTCATGCTAGCTAGCTGCACAGTAACAGTATGTCCTCATTACATAGATCACTCATCGGCTACTGATGTTGAGTACACCAATGTGGTGCCTAGCAACCAGAACAGGGTTGGGATCAATCTCAAGAAAACTGGAGTCGACTCCATACCCTGAGGTGTTAGTCTCACCTGGAACAGCGCCACCACCAGGTCAGCAAGACATAGGTTGACCATGAACAGGTGCATGGGAGCGTTTTGTTTCCTCCTGCGAAGCAGCACCCACAGTACAAAGCCGTTACCCAGGGTAGTCAGGGCCAGTACCAGGCCCAGCACCCCTATCTCGGCCCGGGCCAGGCCCAGATCCCTCACCCTGGGCTGGGGTAAGGCTTGGGGCGTGGTGGTTGAGGCGTTCTCTGGGATAATCCAATAGTAGGACCCTGTGCCTCCATGAGAACTGTTGAGGGACGTGAAGTCGGAGAAGAGGGAGGAAGTGAGGTTGGTTCTTCCTGCCGTCGCAGACGTCAGAGAGGAGTGGCCTAATCCATCCCAACCCGTTTTCTCTGAGATACTTTCCATGCCTAAGtaataacaaaaataaaacaacagaaaccttagaaaaataataatgataaaatcGCTTCCTGCGTTTGTTTGgggagggagaggacatagagGGCCTGTGGAAATAACCCAGGGCTAAATCCCAACTCCGGTCTCTACCGGAGCATGCGAGTCACAAGCTTACCTTGTTTGTTTACGTTAAAATAAACATTTCGGCTAAGATCTGATAATAAACCATTGGTTTGTTAGTTTGGGATAATCCCATTTTTATTAAATGATCTTCAATTGCCCCCCAATTTGTTGGACAGACGAGTTGTCTTACTatccctctccccttccttcctACGTCTTAGCACTGTCTCTGTCCAGACATCTTGTCAAAACTTCTGGCATCTTTCATTGACTTCTTCCAAGGTCAATATAACAGGCACAAACTCTGTGATTTTGGGAATAGAGCTACATGCTTCTAGCAAGgaaatagaagagagagagagacagaaagagagcgagagagagagaaagagagagacagagacagagggagagtgagtgagtgagacaaagagagagagagagagagagagagattgatatagagcgatagagacagagacagaaagagacagaaagagagagagagagattgatataGAGCGATAGagcgatatagagagagagagagagagagagagagagagagattgagggagagagtgagtgagacaaagagagagagagagacagggagattgATATAGagcgatagagacagagacagaaagagacagaaagagagagagagagagattgatatagagagagagagagagagagagagagattgattgattgattgattgattgattgattgattgattgattgattgatatagagcgatagagacagagacagaaagagagagagagagaaagagagagagagagagagagagagcttgattgattgatatagagcgatagacagagacagaaagagagagacagagaactaaAATAGGCCCCATTAGGGCCAGCCCAGACACTTTGTTTCATTGATTGTGATCTTCCTGGTAGGTTTTGTCATGAAGATTTAAATAACTTTTACAGGTCCTTTCATTGTCTTGTTATAAAACAAACATTTGACGGCCTTATCATTCATCACCATTACCACAAAATTGTTATGTTTGAACAATACAGTCAAACACAATATTTaatcaaacaaatcaaatattGTCATGTGATTCAACTTTTCAACTTATTGCATATttcctgtcagtgtgtatgtaGGTCAGTAAAGCTGGGTTTTTATGGAACACTTCTACAGTATAGACgcgttggttgtttagcaacaaaatcAAGGCGTGCACAACTATGGGACGAAATAGATCGGGTTGGCTTaaattgttgacaacatgtaagctatattttgtctccaatgttaattgaaaacataaataaattAGCACAATTAGCACTTGTTtgtcaaatacattgttacagttgttggttaacTAGCTAGCGAATGTTAGTCATATTAACATTGatatgaaatcagtcaaaacacctagTAATCtgaccatccagaatcacaacaacaggCGGACTTCTGCGCTATGGAAGTGCGCACATCGTTTTTGTGatgttgtcagctaacccatctatgTCTGTTGGTAACagttatactgtatgtatgttggTAACAGTTCCACAGTGTTGGTAACAGTTCTACAGTGTTGGTAACTGTTCTACAGTGTTGGTAACAGTTCCACAGTGTTGGTAACAGTTCCACAGTGTTGGTAACAGTTCCAAAGTGTGTCTGTTGGTAACAGTTCCACATTGTTGGTAACAGTTCTACAGTGTTGGTAACTGTTCTACAGTGTTGGTAACAGTTCCACAGTGTTCGTAACAGTTCCACAGTGTTGGTAACAGTTCCACAGTGTTGGTAACAGTTCCACAGTGTTGGTAACAGTTCCACAGTGTTGGTAACAGTTCCACAGTGTTGGTAACAGTTCCACAGTGTTGGTAACTGTTCTACAGTGTTGGTAACAGTTCCACAGTGTTGGTAACAGTTCCAAAGTGTGTCTGTTGGTAACAGTTCCACATTGTTGGTAACAGTTCTACAGTGTTGGTAACTGTTCTACAGTGTTGGTAACAGTTCCACAGTGTTCGTAACAGTTCCACAGTGTTGGTAACAGTTCCACAGTGTGTCTGTTGGTAACAGTTCTACAGTGTATCTGTTGGTAACAGTTCTACAGTGTGTATGTTGGTAACAGTTCTATAGTGTTTCTGTTGGTAACAGTTCTACAGTGTTGGTAACAGTTCCACAGTGTTGGTAACAGTTTTACAGTGTTGGTAACAGTCATACAGTGTGTCTGTTGGTAACAGTTCTACAGTGTTGGTAATAGTTCTACAGTGTTTCTGTTGGTAACAGTTCTACAGTGTTGGTAATAGTTTTACAGTGTTGGTAACAGTTCTACACTGTGTCTGTTGATAACTGTTCTACAGTGTTTCTGTTGGTAACAGTTCTACAGTGTGTCTGTTGTTAACAGTTTTACAGTGTGTCTGTTGATAACAGTTCTACAGTGTTTCTGTTG
Protein-coding regions in this window:
- the LOC120058809 gene encoding vasopressin V2 receptor-like → MESISEKTGWDGLGHSSLTSATAGRTNLTSSLFSDFTSLNSSHGGTGSYYWIIPENASTTTPQALPQPRVRDLGLARAEIGVLGLVLALTTLGNGFVLWVLLRRRKQNAPMHLFMVNLCLADLVVALFQVLPQLVWDITGRFQGPDFLCRSVKYLQIVGMFASSYMIVAMTVDRHYAICCPLQAYRGGSVSRWNTPIMTAWGLALLLSIPQFFIFSRSEVSPGEFECWGYFAEQWGLKAYITWMTLAVFLLPALIITVCQIRIFREIHNNIYLKSERMVSAELKKNNAVISLALTPPSISKAMSKTVRMTLVIVLVYTVCWSPFFIVQLWAAWDPNPPDQGVAFTILMLLASLNSCTNPWIYTFFSSSVSRELQALLRCRHRASRRGSIPDDSTTTHTSTTTHTSTTKDSLY